In Cryptomeria japonica chromosome 1, Sugi_1.0, whole genome shotgun sequence, the sequence GTCCCACTTCTAGATTTTGGAACCTGCCCTGTATATTTTGTAAGATTAATTTGATGTGTTTCTTTTGTAGTGGACTTTAAATACGGATAAAATATGTTTGTAAAACTATCCTATTTATATAAAAATTATAGTTGATAGAatcttttttaaaataattattgaaaGTTAAATAACTAATAATGTTATATTCTAATTGTTTTTAATTAACATAAAATAGATTTAAGATAAAGTCTAAATTCTATTATAAAAGACCAACACAATTATTATCAAATTGTCAAGTAAAAATTGTAATTGTAATCAAGTTGTCAAGCAAACAATATATCAAAGGATCCATCATATTAGAACTCAATAGTACATTGTTAAAATTATCCATCATATTAGAATTCAATAGTACATTGTTAAAATTTGCTTAAGAATCATTCTCCTTAATTTGCACACCCATATTAGTTGTTGGAATTTGCCAAAGTCTAAGTCCAAGAGGAAATTTTTTTCATATTCTATAGTTGTGGACTTTCCATGAGATGCCAAATTTATCCTAGTTATGCAATATCTAGTTTTTAACCTCGTTTTCATGTCCTCTCCTCATAGGATTTCTTGAAGTATTTCATCCACTTCCATTTCTTTTACTCTCCACTTTCAGGACTCATAGATCGGATCAGATAGAGGTGACCCCATCTTGACATAAGGGTTCACCACTATAATATTTAGACCAAATACTGTTGTCTTCCTTTCTCGGCCCTTCACCACTTAAGTTGAAAGACCAACAGTCCCCTTCTTCATCTACACAAAATTCCAACAAAGGTGGGAGCACCCAATAATATTTTGAACATCATTTTATTCATCCTATATCTAGATCACCTTTCATTTTGCATAGATCTCCTTTTCTCTAGTCATTGAATGCAATAAGAAATTGTTAAGTAAAAACAATGAGCTTGaaaacacaaacaaaaaacaacaaaaagtcaAGTGTTGTTTATCAAAGTACAAACTTCAAGATTAAGTGTATTGTTATGACTTTCTCATGAAGGATTGTGGATGAACTCAATAATATAACATTGTGTTGGTGAGCCTTAGTAGAGGAAAAAATTGGATTATCAAGGGATTTCATTCAAATGCAGATGTTGCTTTGAAACGGAGCATCTAGACTTTTACTATTGTCATGGTTCTTAGCTCCATTCCTCTCCAACCTTGTggaaagattttgaaaaatgtcacCTTAGAGTCTTTCCTGTTAACTCAAGTTCACTCTCTTCTTCGGCTTCAAAGCCTCCCTCTCTATCATTAGAACTTGCTTCAATGATTCATTTGTCCCCTATGGCCCCTGCCTAGGCACCCTATATCTCTTCAATTGTTGATATTTGTGCCCTAGCCACTTTATTTCTTTTAGATTTATCCTTGCATATTGTCAATGCTCCTCTAGCTACTTCTAGGGCTCTTTGAAGTATGGTACTcattcattccttagttccaaacTCCCTCTCTTTGGATTATTTAGTTATCATTCTAGGTTCAACAACATGTCTTTATAACTCTACTACATCCTTTGTGGGTTGTGCCAGCATTGCTCGTCCCATTTCTCTAGAAAATGATTCCCCTTGAACTATGGTGTGTCGAAAGAAAAAGGGTCATTCTCTTTTGACCGAGAGATCTTAGACAATTCCTTGGGGGCCACTTCTCAGTCCCAATTTTGATTCCCAATAGTGGCCAAGGTTCACTATGATTCATCTAAGTTGTGTTTTTGTTATCAAGTTACTTGGGTGTAACTCTGTTGTTTTTCTCATGCTCAAATGTACTTTTTTTGATCTACAATGGAttggggcccttccccacttaaataaaaaatattgtgttGTTTTGATCTTCAATTTTAATAGAGTAAACTTACTCAAAGGCTTTATTTATGAAAACAATCAGGGGATAAGTTTTAATAGATTTTCTTGAAAGACCAAATGGAAGATGGGGATAAGATGAACAATTGGGAGTTAGCTAAATTGTATGTGGAGTCAGCTCAAGTGATAATAGAAACTTACCATTTAAAAATCCTATGAGGATAATAATGAATTTTCATTGATTATATTGATAACAAGAAAAAGTTTCTATTAGAGGACAAAAGTCAACTTATgaggtgataaaataaaatttaaattatttattaaaagtgGATAATTAGatcactttaattaaataataatattatctaATTAATAGGAAATAGAAAAAAAGGATAATTAATGGTACGTGATGTGATAAAGGAATACTAATAAATATATTAGTTTTTATTAAGTGGGAGAGGGCCCCAGCCCATTACACATCAATATCAGAAACTATTTCAACACCAAAATGAAACTAGGATTAGAAGATCAATCCCTCCCAAAAAATGTAGTGTTTAACCAAATGTACAAAGGATAGCAGAAACCATAATAGTTCAATAAAAACACACTCAAAGACAACTATGAAtaagaagagaaaaataaaacaacaCAATGCCTTAAGATAAATAACCCTACCTATCCAATATATCATTCATCTCCTCCTCCTATGAGAGTTACAAGTTgttgttcttctttctctttgcCCATCTATCGCCTATGCAAGCAGGtgtcattcttttcttcttctttttggtcttCTTTGCCGTGGTCATGTCCTCCATCACACACTTCTGCATCATAcctttttttttatctttatcaGGTTCCCAATGTTGCCTTCCAGTGGTCTTATCCAATTACTATTATGTTCACATCCAAGGCAATTTTGGGGATTTTCCAAGTTCTCGATCCTAACATTAAGATACTCAACCTCTGTAGCCATCATATGCTAATCATAATGCTCGCCCAAATCACCACCAACCTATTGGTCTTCATGTTCACCACAATCTTTGAAGCTATTTAGCCATTCAAGAGCCTCATTGATCCAAGTTTCCATTCGGGATAAGGAAGAAAGTGAAACTTTTGGAACAAGATTCAAAGGTTCATCCTGGGTTTCCTCACTACTCTCAAAGCTAGTGCCATGAAAAATGCAATCTTTCATTTGGTCTTCACTTTTGTACTCTATGGGGGTCTTACTAGTAGCCTCAACAATCTTAGAGGCTACTATTAGTTTGGCAAGCCTAGAAAACCTACATTCTCTTGAAGAATTGGTAACATTATCCTTGGTCAACCCACTATCTAAAATGTCAATGGAAAGTGAGAGGTAAACCACAAGGCTATTCTCTAAAGACTTGTAGATATCTTTGCCTTTGATGCTAACAGACTTAGGGTGGCTACTTCCAACTTGGTTTGGTAGAGTTTGCTTTCCTTTGAATAGGGTGATTTTTGGTTCAATGTCAATAAATAGGGGGAGGCTTTATAGAGGGGAATGGCATGTGAGGAGGATGGAATTTCATCCTTAAATGCAATTATTTCCTTGGAATTACATGGCAAAGGAGGGTTTCAATCCTAGTCCACTAGGGAATCATAGGGAGAGGTATGATTAACAATAGGAATGTTCTCTAAATAGTAGTTATAAATGGCATAAATTAAACCCCAATGTAACTAAGGACAAACCCCCTTAGCAACAGATTTGCCCATTATAGAGAAGAAAAAATGGATAACTTACTAGTTTTTGTGTTGCAAATGATTCAACATGAGAAAGTGGTAACTGTGAACCATGTTGAACCTACCTTTCAAAGTGAAATAATTAATAAGATGGTAGCACATAGCTCCCTAAGTGGTAGCAAATCTTCTCAACTAAACCCATTCTAGTGTCTCTTCAAATGCTCTCCTTCTTGTAGGAAACATGTCATGTAATCTTCATAAGTATGCCTTTGGCTTACTCTAGGAACCTTCTCTCCTTCACAATTAAGCACAGTGACTTGCTTAAAATTAACTTCTTTAGCACTTCCATTTTGACCTCTCCAACCATAACTCTTCCATTCTTCCAATTGTTCATGAATTGTGAGGATAAATCTTCATCACTCCCTTTGATAACCTTGGAAATAGGGGTTATTCCAACCCTGTCAAAAGTATCCCAAACTTGGGTGTTCTTCTTGAGATAAGAGAACAAAGAGGGATCTGCATGCAGTTTAATCAATTCGGAGGTTGTTCCCATTGAATTCACCCTTCTCTTTAACATAATTATTGAAAATTGGTTTAATTCTTAGTTTGCATACATAATTTTGTGAATCCTATTTCCAACACTAAACAATCACTTAAAATTCCACATGTTTTTCAAAACAGGTCGCATATTGAATACACTTCTCCAGTTatgaatttatagaagaacatATTATGAAAGAGTATTTTTTATTCAAATTGTTATCATCTTATCTAATTTATCTAAAATTTCCTTTTTGTTCTGTCAAAACTGGTGATACTTTTTTACACTAATAATAATTTCACATAAATTCTTAAACATTATAAAATCTTAATATGAGATATTCAATCACaatatattttttctatttaattGATTTCTAACAATGTAATACCAGTAGAATCCATTTCTTATAAATTTCACTTTTTAATATGAGAAAAAATAATTGTCCTTAAAAACTTCAGTCAAAATTTTTAGTAAAAAATACATTAATCTCATCAAAAGGTTCAAGCAAAGCAAACAAATATTTTCTTATAATCAACAAAATATATATTAAGTCACAAATGCTCAAATTAATAATTATGATAATATTTTCTTTCTCTTGTGAAATAAATATAACTTTGTGTACTAATGATAAACACTCTTGATATTCTTTTGAAATAGTGCTTTAAACTTTTTAAATTGTTTCTTAACTTCTTATGATTCACATGTTAAATATGCAAGAAAActcaactaaataaatattttctcATAATCAACAAATTTAAATGAGAATATATTTTTTAACAATAATAATATTGTTCTTCTCCTTGTAAACATATAATAAACAATTTCTTCGGATGTGTAGTGTTgcagttaaaacactttgttggtgaaatGGTCACCAAGGTTCACGTGGAGTCGGAGGGCATGTCATGCCAATGTCACGAATCACATTAAAATGTTTACAAGAtagttcttttttttaaaaaaaaaacatataataaaCACTTCATACTGTTTTGAAACAtaaatttgaagaattttttttttggtagcTTCCATGATTCACCTTTTAAATATGAAAGTAATATTACCTAAAATTTGATTTCTGACATTTTCGTTTTGACAGTGTAGTTTTGTCTAATCATCCCTTTAATTTCAATATATCTTGATCTAACCATTGTCCACAGCTGTTCAGAAATTGCAGCTTCTCTCTTTATGGAAACTTCTCTCCTCTCCTACTCACTATTGTAGTATTGAGACAATTTCTTTTATGAACTTGTAACAGAAATTTAAAATATGAATCGTTTAAGGTGGAATACTTTAGAATGGAAACATTAAAAGGAAAAAGCAAGTGCCTTATTCTAATTAAAGAGGCATTATTTTCAATGAACGTGATCTTGGGTAACTTCATTAGATTTGTTTTTGTCTACATAAAATGGATCTTAAAATGTTTATAAAAGTAAAGAAGAAAATTCTCTTACTCATAAGCAACTGACAAGGGAGAAATTTGGGATGTTGATGCATCTGAAGGGGTCGATTCATAATACGATAATTGACCCGTCTGCCTAAATATTTGGGACATTTCAATCTCTTTCCCATCGCCTTCTTCTACTGCCGGATTTAACATCTCAACGACCTGGCTCATGGAAGGCCTCTCATCATTGTCCTGCTCAATGCACAGCAACGCTATTTTCAACACCCTCTCCATTTCCACCATTGATTTCCACTCCACATCCCTCGTTCCTAATTTTGGATCTACCATGTTCTCTGTCCATTTCTTATCTTTAACATTGTCGAAAGCCCATTGCACAAAATTATTTCCTGACAGATTAAACTGCGCAGCCTTCTGCCCGCTAACTAATTCCAAGAGAAGAATCCCGAAACTGTAAACGTCTGCCTTTGCTGTGATAGGAAGGTTCATCGTCCACTCCGGCGCCAGGTACCCTCTTGTCCCTCGTATGGTAGAGAAGGCGAGACCGCTATTTACATGCCCACTGCCAGCCAGCTTTGCCACTCCAAAGTCTGATATTTTCGCACGAAACTGCTGGTCCAGAAGAATATTCTCTGGTTTGATGTCGCAGTGGAAAACCCGTTCCAGGCATTCCTCGTGCAGATAAGCCAACCCTTTCGCCGTGCCCACTGCAATTTGCAATCTTGTGTTCCAATCTAAGACTCTTGAGCTGTCTTGGGTAAACAAATATCTGTCCAGCGAACCATTCTCAACATACTCATAAACCAACAGTCTGTGCTTTGCCTCTACACAGTATCCAAACATTCTAACCAGATTTATGTGATTGACGCGGCCAACCGTTCTTAAGTCTGCCCAGAACTCATCTTCTCCTTGAGACACTCTTTCCAATCGCTTCACTGCAACCACTTTGTTTTCGGCGAGGAGAAGGCCCTTGAACACACTCCCAAATCGACCCTTTCCAACACTCTCTCTGAAATTTTCCGTCGCTCTACTAAGTTCTGAAAACTTAAACCTTTTGAGCCCTCCAGGAACGGCGAAGTAGCCTTGTCGATTATAGACATCGGCCTCGTGAAAAGCTTTAATGAAAAACCATCGTCCCAAAGCTATGCAAACAATTTCTGTGAACCCAAGAGCAGCAACAAAAGAGACCAGAGCAATGGTCAGCTGACTTGTTTGCCCCTTCTTTCCAACTGTACACGAAATATTTTGTGGTTGTACTAGGGATTCCAACTGCAGCGAACATTGCGGTGAGCCCGAGTCAGAATGCAGTAACTTCGGCAGAGATGAGATATTGGTCACTGAAGATTCATCAATGGATATTTTAATATACATGTCATTTCCAGCCTCTGGGGATTGAAATCCACTAATAAGTAAATACTTCGGATAGCAAGTACCTGTGCCGCTGTTTCTGTAGCTAAACCCTAAACAATTGCAATCATCCATGCAGAATTTTTCGCACTCCAGTATTGAcataccatctcttttgaaataatCATAACCATAATAATCTGCCAACGGAAGCTTAATAATCTGCGAACGATTTGCACCGCAAGAGAGCTTCTTGAGCGGTCGGCATCCTTTGAACCAATCATTTAAATCCACTCTTTCAAAACCAGGCGGGCACACACATATGGGCTCTGGTGTATATGTGCACATACCATAAGGACCGCACAGACCGTGGATTCTGCACTGCTGTAACTTTGCAATCCATGAGATTTTCCAGCTGTGATTTTGCAAATTGAGGCTGTACAATCTCAGGTTACCGTCAATATCCAGAGTCAATCTTCTGAGGGGACCTTCACCATAGTCCCAAGCATTAAAACTAAACTGATCGCTTGAGCTGAAACCACCAGATCCGTCTAGAACTGCTATGCGAGTAATATTAAAAGTGTTTCTGCCGTTATCAGCTGGAGTGTTCCATGGATCAGGCCAATACTTGCTGGAGACATTCAACCCTTCGTAAATGAGCCCGAGATAGTTGTCATCGCTGAAATATAGACGATAGTAGCCAGACCTGTAGTTTTCCGATCCCATTCTGGAAATGAGCTGTGTGTTCTTTGTGAAGAACTGCTTGGGAAGAAGGGTATCAGTAGGCGAATCGAAGCTTTGCCAAATTATTTGTCCGGTAGAGCCGAGTAGGACAAGATTCCCCGCAGGTAGAAGCTCCGCTTCCGTCACATCAAGACCTCTGGTGTTCGTTGTCCATACAGCGCTTCCATCTACATCCAAAAGTACGAAGTTTCCGTCCTTCTGAAGACGAAGACGGGAATCCTTGCCGTTGACAGGTCGGTCCCTATTGGCCATCCAAACAACTGTATACGGGAAGCAAGTTTGAGAATACCATATTGCAAAACTATAGGCGTTGATGCCAACAGCATAAAACCCAGCGGAAAATGTGCCATCCGGAGACTGTAGGACAGTTTGATTTCTTTCCGGTGTGAGGGAATCTCCTAAGCTCAGGCTTTGTAATCCATGAATCTGTTGTGCAGAGATTAGGGAAAGCCCAAAAAGTGCACACAATACCAAGTGTCGATGGTGAATAAAATAACAACAATCCATTCCTAACAAACTTAGAAGAGGTGCTCAGTTTAACCCTGCAACTAAGGATCATTCAGAGGATGCTTCTTAGGTGCTAAAAATATTGAAAAGCTACAGAGAGATCCTTCCATTGCTTCACATCATCTCTAGTAGGTATTCATGACTGGGGATTTTGGTCAATAGACACTCGTGTCGAACAATAAGTGGCTAATTTATTTCCATAGTTTTTAGGTACATATTCGACCATACTGTTGCAATATTTgactgtatttattaattaattaaaaatcaaattttttattttcaatttataaataaatacagTCAAATGTACATCCTAATATTTAGATAGATGTCAGTATACATGCTTGAATTAATGTGGAGTTAAGTTCAAGTCACGAGAAAAAATTTAATTATTCAATCTATGTTATAAGGATCAAGTAGATGGTAATTTTATTGAATAAAG encodes:
- the LOC131040356 gene encoding putative receptor protein kinase ZmPK1, whose amino-acid sequence is MDCCYFIHHRHLVLCALFGLSLISAQQIHGLQSLSLGDSLTPERNQTVLQSPDGTFSAGFYAVGINAYSFAIWYSQTCFPYTVVWMANRDRPVNGKDSRLRLQKDGNFVLLDVDGSAVWTTNTRGLDVTEAELLPAGNLVLLGSTGQIIWQSFDSPTDTLLPKQFFTKNTQLISRMGSENYRSGYYRLYFSDDNYLGLIYEGLNVSSKYWPDPWNTPADNGRNTFNITRIAVLDGSGGFSSSDQFSFNAWDYGEGPLRRLTLDIDGNLRLYSLNLQNHSWKISWIAKLQQCRIHGLCGPYGMCTYTPEPICVCPPGFERVDLNDWFKGCRPLKKLSCGANRSQIIKLPLADYYGYDYFKRDGMSILECEKFCMDDCNCLGFSYRNSGTGTCYPKYLLISGFQSPEAGNDMYIKISIDESSVTNISSLPKLLHSDSGSPQCSLQLESLVQPQNISCTVGKKGQTSQLTIALVSFVAALGFTEIVCIALGRWFFIKAFHEADVYNRQGYFAVPGGLKRFKFSELSRATENFRESVGKGRFGSVFKGLLLAENKVVAVKRLERVSQGEDEFWADLRTVGRVNHINLVRMFGYCVEAKHRLLVYEYVENGSLDRYLFTQDSSRVLDWNTRLQIAVGTAKGLAYLHEECLERVFHCDIKPENILLDQQFRAKISDFGVAKLAGSGHVNSGLAFSTIRGTRGYLAPEWTMNLPITAKADVYSFGILLLELVSGQKAAQFNLSGNNFVQWAFDNVKDKKWTENMVDPKLGTRDVEWKSMVEMERVLKIALLCIEQDNDERPSMSQVVEMLNPAVEEGDGKEIEMSQIFRQTGQLSYYESTPSDASTSQISPLSVAYE